The following coding sequences are from one bacterium SCSIO 12741 window:
- a CDS encoding peptidylprolyl isomerase: MKKWMLLILIPALAWSCSEEPKPEEKPAPPKKKVVQPKPKPKPKPKKPRGWINNGNVVERLTQYGKENPETIVDIYTTFGKVRVRLYKDTPLHRASFLLWAKKGFYNGSVFMRVAPDFIAQGGATHTDEQQAIKREIGKYTIPPEFHKHHFHKKGALGAARHYKDNPEKRSDSHRFYFVEGTRYNEPTLAKYEETNGYKYTKTQRDYYLGENQGAAHIDGQHTVFGEIISGYSVVPKLTHVETDSKDWPIDDLFIDSVKVIR; encoded by the coding sequence ATGAAGAAATGGATGCTCCTCATATTGATTCCTGCGCTGGCTTGGTCTTGCTCAGAAGAACCTAAACCAGAAGAAAAACCTGCCCCGCCTAAAAAGAAGGTTGTTCAACCTAAACCAAAGCCAAAGCCCAAACCCAAAAAGCCACGCGGTTGGATCAACAACGGCAATGTGGTGGAACGCCTGACTCAATATGGCAAAGAGAATCCTGAGACCATTGTAGACATCTATACCACTTTTGGAAAGGTGCGGGTGCGACTCTACAAAGACACGCCTTTGCACCGAGCCAGCTTTCTACTTTGGGCTAAGAAGGGCTTTTACAACGGGAGCGTATTTATGCGAGTAGCCCCCGACTTTATTGCTCAGGGAGGAGCCACGCATACCGATGAACAGCAGGCAATCAAACGCGAAATCGGGAAATACACCATTCCACCCGAATTTCACAAACACCATTTTCACAAAAAAGGAGCCTTGGGTGCGGCGCGTCACTACAAAGACAATCCAGAAAAACGCTCAGATTCGCACCGTTTTTATTTCGTTGAAGGCACCCGATACAACGAACCTACCTTAGCCAAATACGAGGAAACAAACGGATACAAATACACCAAAACTCAGCGGGATTACTACTTAGGAGAGAACCAGGGAGCAGCTCATATTGATGGCCAGCACACGGTTTTTGGAGAAATTATTTCCGGGTATTCGGTAGTTCCCAAGCTTACCCATGTGGAAACCGATTCCAAGGATTGGCCTATTGACGACCTGTTTATCGATAGCGTAAAGGTGATTCGTTGA
- a CDS encoding LamG domain-containing protein, which yields MRVLLTITLTALVGLTAFGQGSGNCLRFNGSNEYVRMNHSSSLNITSTWTIEFWINPDATPSGWDALVSKNVSDRPASVWLYYNSVEVWYGSGTNGLIAYTNFGTVSAGEWQHIAATRSSGGSVKIYVNGVLEATFNGTSTPPTNSDRLNLARRGDNAYHYDGFMDEVRYWNVERTQSEIRESMCKTLSGSETGLVSYWKLDEGSGSSTTDSKGSNNGSLRNTPTWSTSGAPIGTTSQQLFTNSWSGQSIYLASADGDSVSISNVTGNPDGIVLYSVNTAPNTTSGSSGVGGNDHYFGVFKANGTSPTYTMTYYYGSNSLINTVEESDLRVYQRTDNSTSSWSVVSATQNTGSNTLTATGLNSEYILGSVGNPLPVELISFYGVNTPYGNDLTWETQSEISSDYFLVERSEDGVNWTPLTEVSASGFSNEKRTYTANDLYPAMVTYYRLTQYDFDGKSETFPIISVHGNIDPENSLRPVSIIQNPVKERIQVRSKESHQYILFNSAGAQVTAGRFSEGMNEINVQSQPAGIYFLMTDPELETSLTHKVVISE from the coding sequence ATGAGGGTCCTTCTAACTATAACTTTAACTGCACTAGTCGGCTTAACTGCCTTTGGTCAAGGTTCGGGTAACTGCTTGCGATTCAATGGGTCGAACGAGTATGTTCGGATGAACCATAGCAGTAGTTTGAATATCACTTCCACTTGGACCATTGAGTTTTGGATTAACCCAGATGCCACTCCTTCAGGATGGGACGCTTTGGTCAGTAAAAACGTAAGCGACCGCCCAGCGAGTGTTTGGTTGTACTACAACAGTGTGGAGGTATGGTATGGTTCAGGAACGAATGGTCTTATCGCTTACACGAATTTTGGAACAGTATCTGCCGGAGAATGGCAACATATTGCCGCCACCCGAAGTTCAGGTGGATCGGTTAAAATCTATGTAAACGGCGTTTTGGAAGCTACCTTCAACGGAACGTCAACACCGCCTACTAACTCCGATCGCCTAAACCTGGCCCGAAGAGGCGATAACGCCTACCACTACGATGGTTTTATGGATGAAGTGCGCTATTGGAATGTAGAACGTACTCAATCCGAAATTCGTGAGAGTATGTGCAAAACCCTTTCAGGTTCTGAAACTGGATTGGTGAGCTATTGGAAGTTGGATGAAGGAAGTGGAAGTTCAACAACCGATTCTAAAGGTTCCAACAATGGTAGCTTAAGGAATACACCTACTTGGAGTACTTCGGGTGCACCTATTGGTACTACTTCTCAGCAACTGTTCACCAACAGCTGGTCTGGTCAATCCATTTACCTGGCATCGGCGGATGGAGATTCGGTTTCTATTTCCAACGTAACCGGAAACCCTGATGGAATTGTATTGTATTCTGTGAATACCGCTCCTAATACCACTTCAGGTTCGAGTGGAGTAGGTGGCAACGATCACTACTTTGGAGTGTTTAAGGCCAATGGTACTTCACCTACGTACACCATGACTTACTATTATGGGTCTAATAGTCTGATTAATACCGTAGAAGAATCCGATTTGAGGGTTTACCAACGAACAGACAATTCAACCAGCAGCTGGTCTGTGGTCAGTGCCACTCAGAATACGGGCTCGAACACGCTAACCGCTACTGGACTCAATTCAGAATACATTTTAGGAAGTGTAGGTAATCCGTTACCGGTTGAATTGATTAGCTTTTATGGTGTAAATACCCCGTATGGAAACGACTTGACCTGGGAAACTCAATCCGAGATCAGTTCCGATTATTTTTTGGTGGAGCGGAGTGAAGATGGCGTAAACTGGACACCCTTGACTGAGGTAAGTGCCAGTGGATTTTCCAACGAAAAACGCACCTATACGGCCAATGATCTTTACCCGGCCATGGTAACTTATTACCGACTTACACAGTATGATTTTGATGGGAAGTCAGAAACATTCCCAATTATCTCTGTACACGGTAACATTGATCCAGAAAACAGTCTCAGACCGGTAAGCATTATTCAAAATCCGGTGAAGGAGCGTATTCAAGTGAGAAGTAAGGAATCACACCAATATATTCTTTTCAATTCAGCTGGGGCTCAGGTTACTGCTGGAAGATTCAGTGAAGGGATGAATGAGATCAATGTTCAAAGTCAACCCGCCGGTATCTACTTCTTGATGACGGATCCTGAATTGGAAACTTCCTTGACCCACAAGGTTGTGATTAGCGAATAG
- a CDS encoding helix-turn-helix transcriptional regulator, whose amino-acid sequence MNPEELTFFSSKDTGQGLPFAIVDHTTLMQSDDIFVPSLRDFHVLFWFKKGGGKYYVDFKEYEFEPDTLLLLSKDQLQYFEEFDRNSCEIQSIAFVPDFIYRNDNDIRHLFQFNMGSPLVGVQVLNIGQREKLLLEQFSDQMKMIFREWEGETREVGFYHALCLFLTVCERLQDPLLNAQEEFDEDSKMLWRFTRFLEKHFRTEFKVDFYTEKLQIHPKLLARLTREKFRLSPKAVIDQRRMLEIKRQLRGSSKPAKTIAYELGFGEPTNLFKYFRKHTGMTPQEFRISN is encoded by the coding sequence ATGAACCCGGAAGAACTTACTTTTTTTAGCTCGAAAGATACTGGACAAGGCCTGCCTTTTGCCATTGTGGATCATACCACGCTGATGCAATCGGACGATATTTTTGTGCCTTCCTTGCGGGATTTTCACGTGTTGTTTTGGTTTAAAAAAGGGGGAGGTAAATACTACGTCGATTTTAAAGAGTACGAATTTGAGCCGGATACACTGCTCTTGCTTTCTAAAGATCAGCTGCAGTATTTTGAAGAGTTTGATCGCAATTCCTGTGAGATTCAATCCATCGCTTTTGTTCCCGATTTCATTTACCGCAACGACAACGATATCCGGCATTTGTTTCAATTCAACATGGGAAGTCCCTTGGTTGGCGTTCAGGTGTTGAACATCGGGCAGAGGGAGAAGCTGTTGTTAGAACAATTCTCGGATCAAATGAAAATGATTTTTCGGGAGTGGGAGGGGGAAACCCGTGAAGTTGGATTCTACCATGCTCTTTGTCTGTTTCTTACCGTTTGTGAACGATTGCAAGATCCTCTGCTTAATGCTCAGGAGGAATTTGATGAGGATTCCAAAATGCTTTGGCGGTTCACCCGTTTTTTAGAGAAGCACTTTCGAACGGAGTTTAAGGTGGATTTTTATACAGAAAAGCTTCAAATTCATCCCAAACTTTTAGCACGGTTGACCCGAGAGAAATTCCGACTTTCACCCAAGGCTGTTATTGATCAACGTAGGATGCTGGAAATCAAAAGGCAGCTTCGTGGAAGTTCAAAACCTGCTAAAACCATAGCCTACGAACTGGGTTTCGGGGAGCCTACGAACCTATTTAAGTACTTTCGAAAGCATACCGGAATGACGCCGCAGGAGTTCCGTATTTCCAATTAG
- a CDS encoding pirin family protein — MKTRGILYQQPAKNDVQFIVSPRVREELKPLVFFDAGKFTQEGNGFKVGFHPHSGIGIITYFEGTDLHHRDSGGHEGVIQDGGAQWIRSGGGVWHEEGYQRKPGVEGTWTGAIHQLWLQLPPEWEESEVEYGQLSKEDIPSKDQVKVLVGNYQGVQGRLNPPVNMTYLDVTLSPEESWSFETPPNQTTGFIFVREGDLLIQQEELAQGGMAVLEHNEGKMELMAGARKAKFVVVLAKLSPWPTIASGGQIHTDHEALNRSLERIRNIGRNLL, encoded by the coding sequence ATGAAAACAAGAGGAATATTGTACCAACAACCGGCTAAAAATGATGTTCAATTTATCGTATCTCCTCGAGTGAGAGAGGAGCTAAAACCCCTGGTCTTTTTTGATGCTGGAAAATTTACCCAGGAGGGCAATGGATTTAAGGTGGGATTTCATCCGCACTCAGGCATTGGAATTATTACCTATTTCGAAGGAACGGATCTTCATCACCGGGATAGTGGAGGACATGAAGGAGTTATTCAAGATGGAGGTGCACAATGGATTCGTTCCGGTGGTGGGGTATGGCACGAGGAGGGATATCAACGTAAACCTGGTGTAGAGGGCACATGGACCGGAGCGATTCATCAATTGTGGTTACAGTTACCGCCGGAATGGGAGGAAAGTGAAGTAGAGTATGGTCAATTGAGCAAAGAAGATATTCCCTCGAAAGACCAAGTGAAGGTTTTGGTGGGCAATTACCAGGGAGTTCAGGGAAGGTTAAATCCGCCTGTAAATATGACTTACCTGGATGTAACCTTGAGTCCTGAAGAAAGCTGGTCTTTTGAAACTCCGCCGAATCAAACGACGGGATTCATTTTTGTTCGAGAGGGAGATCTACTCATTCAGCAAGAGGAATTGGCTCAAGGTGGAATGGCCGTTTTGGAGCATAATGAGGGGAAAATGGAGCTTATGGCTGGAGCTCGTAAAGCTAAATTCGTTGTGGTTTTGGCCAAGCTGTCACCCTGGCCAACCATTGCTTCAGGCGGGCAAATTCATACGGATCATGAAGCGTTAAACCGCAGTTTAGAAAGAATCCGTAACATTGGTCGGAATTTGCTTTAA
- a CDS encoding Crp/Fnr family transcriptional regulator, with the protein MGQIADHIREHFPLLNQVQMIQELESHARIVSAPEGVTLMDFGSYIRFMPLVTKGAIKVIREDDQGEEVFLYYLHPGQSCAMTVDCCMTQAKSQVRAVTDAETEWISVPIEWVDTWMEQQKGWRDFVLTTYSQRFSELLHTIDGITFHRLDQRLLDYLHEKARATQTQEIHTTHQSIAQDLHSSREVISRLLKQLEKQGKIELGRNRIQVL; encoded by the coding sequence ATGGGGCAAATTGCTGATCATATTCGGGAACACTTTCCACTACTCAATCAGGTTCAGATGATCCAGGAATTGGAGAGCCACGCCCGTATTGTATCCGCTCCAGAAGGAGTTACGCTTATGGATTTTGGTAGCTATATTCGGTTTATGCCGCTGGTTACCAAAGGAGCCATCAAAGTGATTCGGGAAGATGACCAGGGAGAAGAGGTTTTTCTATATTACCTACATCCTGGACAAAGCTGTGCCATGACGGTGGATTGCTGCATGACTCAAGCGAAAAGTCAGGTAAGAGCCGTTACCGATGCTGAAACCGAATGGATCTCCGTTCCGATCGAATGGGTGGATACCTGGATGGAGCAGCAAAAGGGATGGCGGGATTTTGTTCTTACTACCTACAGTCAGCGGTTTTCGGAGCTCCTGCATACCATCGACGGCATTACTTTTCATCGATTGGATCAACGTCTTTTGGACTACCTTCATGAAAAGGCACGAGCCACCCAAACCCAGGAAATTCATACTACCCATCAGAGTATTGCTCAAGATCTGCACAGCTCCAGAGAGGTTATTTCCAGGCTTCTTAAACAGCTGGAAAAACAAGGGAAAATCGAATTGGGACGAAACAGGATTCAGGTATTGTAA
- a CDS encoding MATE family efflux transporter: MAADFLQDKTNKILLRMSIPISLGMISTILFQVVDTYFVGQLGTRELTALGFASTVYFLLVGLYIGVSVAVSIQVGRLAGEGQGSKAHRAALIGMAVSWVLSSLFSILGLFSIDPLFGLLGATPDLIEPIREYLIPMYLGLPILAIAMAGGAVLRSNGFVRSPEIIFGVGGIINVILDYVLIFGTGPFPEMGIQGVAVGTVVSWIVMLVLVLIYLVKSRLINFQGLFGTETGVLLKELLALAVPTGVTQLVGPFTLLYVTFLLGQETSEAVAAFGVAGRIETLMMIGIMAVCTASTPFIAQNLGAQKHERIDEAVIFGGKSAFYLGFLLMIVMVVAVGPIARIFSDDPAIIGYTKTYFYWVSLSYTFYGFYLITASIFNGLQMPKKAMRIVLVKTLGFTIPLGLIGAYFGVLGIFIGLALSNVAGGIYAAYLMRKQLKMVNSPLAQKNPVESYRDDLVSIASGVAALVKRKG; the protein is encoded by the coding sequence ATGGCAGCAGATTTTTTACAGGACAAAACCAACAAGATTTTACTAAGAATGAGTATTCCCATTAGTTTGGGAATGATTTCAACGATTCTCTTTCAGGTCGTGGATACCTATTTTGTTGGGCAATTGGGAACCCGAGAGCTCACAGCTTTGGGTTTTGCATCTACGGTCTATTTCCTTTTGGTGGGTCTTTACATTGGTGTTTCCGTAGCCGTGTCCATTCAAGTGGGACGCCTTGCTGGTGAAGGGCAGGGGAGCAAGGCCCACAGGGCAGCCTTAATTGGTATGGCTGTATCCTGGGTGCTGTCATCCCTGTTTTCCATTCTTGGGTTGTTTAGCATCGACCCCTTGTTTGGCCTATTGGGGGCCACACCCGATCTGATTGAACCCATACGAGAATATTTAATTCCTATGTATTTAGGCTTGCCTATTCTGGCCATAGCCATGGCAGGAGGGGCTGTACTTCGATCCAATGGCTTTGTTCGAAGTCCTGAAATAATCTTTGGAGTAGGGGGGATCATCAATGTGATTCTCGATTACGTGCTCATTTTTGGTACCGGACCTTTTCCTGAAATGGGTATTCAGGGAGTAGCTGTAGGTACGGTAGTCTCCTGGATTGTGATGTTGGTTTTGGTATTGATCTACTTGGTAAAAAGCCGATTAATCAATTTCCAAGGATTATTCGGAACCGAGACTGGCGTATTGCTCAAGGAGCTATTGGCTTTGGCAGTACCCACCGGAGTTACTCAATTGGTAGGACCATTCACCTTGTTGTATGTTACCTTCCTTTTGGGACAAGAAACTTCCGAAGCCGTGGCTGCATTTGGGGTGGCTGGGCGAATCGAAACGCTTATGATGATCGGAATCATGGCGGTTTGTACCGCTTCAACACCATTTATTGCCCAGAATCTTGGAGCTCAAAAACACGAACGTATCGATGAAGCAGTCATCTTTGGAGGAAAATCAGCCTTTTACCTTGGCTTTTTGTTGATGATTGTGATGGTAGTGGCAGTGGGACCTATTGCACGTATATTCAGTGATGACCCTGCCATAATTGGTTACACCAAAACCTATTTCTACTGGGTGAGCCTATCCTATACCTTTTATGGTTTTTACCTCATAACGGCTTCTATTTTCAACGGACTTCAAATGCCCAAAAAGGCCATGCGCATAGTCTTGGTTAAAACGCTTGGCTTCACCATCCCATTGGGGCTGATAGGAGCCTATTTTGGTGTACTCGGAATTTTCATTGGCCTGGCACTAAGCAATGTTGCAGGAGGAATCTATGCCGCCTACCTGATGAGAAAGCAGCTCAAAATGGTCAATTCTCCTTTGGCCCAAAAGAACCCGGTAGAATCCTACCGCGATGATTTGGTATCCATCGCTTCAGGTGTTGCAGCACTGGTTAAAAGAAAGGGATAG
- a CDS encoding M48 family metalloprotease: protein MNTLYPPGPKSVPDDLTRPSSKYRKHVWIAVGGILTFVILYVGLTWWFINKALEFIQALVEGSGDGLITFLFAFVNTFLAVFMVKALFFRIQTDNSGQVEVTREQEPKLFRFIDQLVKDSGAPKPHKVYITDNVNAAVFYNLSIFNLLFPSRKNLLIGLGLVNVLNLGEFKAVLAHEFGHFGQRSMLVGRWVYVAHQIAAYIVAKRDFLDKVLGFISGFDLRIAWIGWILSIIVWSIRSVVEIAFRLVVMAERKLSQEMEFHADSVAVSLTGSDALVHALQRLGVGDRGYNSAIDDVNKLVGEKHRIPDIYDFQSNAIQKLSGIYNQSEWLRSPQVPEKDPEKFRVFKSRLAQPPKMWATHPPDFDRENEAKKRYIPATIDDRSAWELFQKPEKWRKDITENLYRNVEGELSLLSSEDALSRQNQEYEKLFLQPRYRGLYRSISLFQSFKKPEDIYSRQVSIANLQESLQGLYPENLGQWIEDREGLFEETNMLEGVKSKALSTTGPELMHRGKIVKRKDLDEVIAGVKKEIDDLENKINEHNINCQSTYMMAAEKVGEGWPAYLQGLMRLIHYAEHSSREITDSMNKLGNVVAIVTADNRVSSSEMVQLLQACNDVQLNLDSVFTKKDKIKPDELILQKLKLKEWGDRLEEFGLVGPVEQNVGSWLEVVDGWAAVALGALNDLRFSALETLLESQDKIAQALEGKQTMMHAPVPSQVALEYRTLMPGEEREIQTKLGWWDKIHTADGTAATLLRLAAASVIIGGTVSLGAMFDEKELVIYNGFSKTVDVKVDDSYYAVLPHSSVRTEISPGDEPTIEAYIAGQLIEEFEPELERGRETYVYNVARSAVIYNYQVWYGHQYKDGGLEPDPGTSTRFTSSNLDYVLKEPPSSIQSKSGISIKNVLDAFSSTNPYEMVDIMSDAHEIKALVTTHGVWEPYDSPQLTSWLQLAAQFANLDSIVAMRQIRYPGELASYRILMDNNTDAGKDSLCTYFHQMKLEDPENANWSYLACRCEKDNPDQNQMFIDGHLQFPEHDWFMLAASYSYTNQNEWEKAYALMSDLCVKHPHLADYISSTAERVYRVIKLRNADVLTQRHDCQSSHVDNIKSQEQRMTELSLSDDPPVLWYLINGQIDAGISSLDKDHGSYYVFYHLLGASDGATVRQNKDVINLRLEDGLNLNTVWSTWGLRLKYDKDCSEIESYIKKEYDERSERIIKGVRWIKAGNFSEAEKEIKELEPYTRFAAYSVARVLYGQQIPKEWQDCIEGGLFVGEKPFFVSRTSS, encoded by the coding sequence ATGAACACCCTATACCCACCCGGGCCCAAGTCTGTTCCAGATGACCTGACTCGCCCATCCTCTAAATACCGGAAGCATGTATGGATTGCTGTTGGCGGTATTCTCACCTTTGTTATTCTCTATGTAGGCCTCACTTGGTGGTTTATCAATAAAGCTCTCGAGTTTATTCAGGCTCTGGTTGAAGGATCAGGAGATGGTTTAATCACCTTTTTGTTCGCCTTTGTCAATACGTTTTTAGCCGTATTCATGGTCAAAGCGCTTTTTTTTCGAATTCAAACCGACAATAGCGGCCAAGTAGAAGTAACTCGGGAACAGGAACCCAAATTATTTCGATTCATAGATCAATTGGTCAAGGACTCAGGTGCACCTAAGCCTCACAAAGTATACATCACCGATAATGTTAATGCAGCCGTATTCTACAACCTTTCCATTTTCAACCTGCTTTTTCCATCCCGCAAGAACCTGTTAATAGGCCTGGGTCTTGTGAACGTGTTAAATCTCGGGGAGTTTAAAGCCGTGTTGGCTCATGAGTTTGGACATTTTGGACAACGATCTATGCTGGTTGGTAGATGGGTTTACGTGGCTCATCAAATTGCTGCCTATATCGTGGCCAAGCGTGACTTTTTGGATAAAGTTCTGGGCTTCATTTCCGGTTTTGATCTGCGTATAGCCTGGATTGGTTGGATTCTGTCCATTATCGTTTGGTCCATTCGGTCGGTAGTAGAAATTGCCTTCCGATTGGTGGTTATGGCCGAACGTAAGCTTTCACAGGAAATGGAATTTCACGCCGATTCTGTTGCTGTATCCCTTACGGGTAGCGATGCCTTGGTTCACGCCTTACAGCGACTGGGTGTGGGTGATCGCGGGTATAATTCGGCGATAGACGACGTGAACAAGTTGGTGGGAGAAAAACACCGAATTCCAGATATCTACGATTTTCAGAGCAACGCTATCCAAAAGCTCTCTGGCATTTACAACCAATCGGAATGGTTGCGTTCCCCTCAGGTTCCGGAAAAAGATCCCGAAAAATTTCGGGTATTTAAAAGTCGATTGGCTCAACCTCCAAAAATGTGGGCCACTCACCCACCCGATTTTGACCGGGAAAATGAAGCCAAAAAACGCTACATCCCTGCAACTATTGATGATCGATCAGCTTGGGAATTGTTTCAAAAGCCTGAAAAATGGAGAAAAGACATTACGGAAAACCTGTACCGTAATGTGGAGGGTGAATTGAGTCTACTTTCTTCTGAGGATGCGCTATCGAGACAGAATCAGGAATACGAAAAACTCTTTCTACAACCAAGATACAGGGGACTCTATCGTTCGATTTCGCTGTTTCAATCGTTCAAAAAACCAGAAGATATTTACAGCAGGCAAGTTTCGATTGCCAATCTCCAGGAATCCCTGCAAGGCTTGTATCCTGAAAATTTGGGACAATGGATCGAAGACCGAGAAGGCCTGTTTGAAGAAACGAACATGCTGGAAGGGGTTAAAAGCAAAGCTCTTTCTACAACCGGTCCAGAGCTGATGCACCGTGGAAAAATTGTGAAGCGGAAAGATCTTGATGAAGTAATTGCAGGCGTCAAAAAAGAAATCGACGATCTGGAAAACAAAATCAACGAACACAACATCAATTGTCAGTCCACCTATATGATGGCTGCCGAAAAGGTAGGCGAAGGCTGGCCAGCCTATCTTCAAGGCTTAATGCGCCTAATTCACTATGCCGAGCATTCGTCCCGGGAAATAACGGACTCGATGAATAAATTGGGTAATGTGGTTGCCATTGTCACGGCCGACAATCGGGTATCGAGCTCGGAAATGGTTCAACTTCTGCAGGCTTGCAATGATGTACAACTCAATTTGGACTCCGTATTTACCAAAAAAGACAAAATCAAACCCGATGAGCTTATTCTCCAAAAACTCAAACTCAAAGAATGGGGCGACCGGTTAGAAGAGTTTGGCTTAGTGGGCCCTGTGGAACAAAATGTGGGCAGCTGGCTTGAAGTAGTCGACGGCTGGGCTGCTGTTGCCTTAGGAGCATTGAATGATCTTCGGTTTAGCGCACTGGAAACTCTCCTGGAATCTCAGGATAAAATCGCCCAGGCACTGGAAGGCAAGCAAACCATGATGCACGCTCCGGTTCCTTCACAGGTAGCTCTGGAATATCGAACCCTGATGCCTGGAGAAGAACGTGAAATTCAAACCAAGTTAGGCTGGTGGGATAAAATTCACACCGCCGATGGCACCGCCGCTACCCTGCTACGATTAGCGGCAGCTTCGGTCATCATTGGAGGTACCGTTTCACTCGGTGCAATGTTTGACGAAAAAGAGCTCGTTATTTACAACGGATTTTCCAAAACGGTTGATGTAAAAGTTGATGATTCCTACTATGCGGTGCTTCCACATTCTTCGGTAAGAACTGAAATATCTCCAGGTGATGAGCCGACGATTGAGGCCTACATTGCAGGGCAACTGATCGAAGAATTTGAACCCGAATTAGAGCGAGGACGTGAAACCTATGTCTATAATGTAGCTCGCAGCGCTGTAATTTATAACTACCAGGTGTGGTATGGTCATCAATACAAAGATGGTGGCCTTGAACCTGACCCGGGAACTTCTACACGATTCACCAGCTCCAACCTGGATTATGTATTGAAAGAGCCTCCTTCTTCCATTCAATCCAAATCGGGAATTTCGATTAAAAATGTGCTCGACGCCTTTTCGAGTACCAATCCCTACGAAATGGTGGATATCATGAGCGATGCACATGAAATTAAAGCGTTGGTAACTACCCATGGAGTGTGGGAACCCTACGATTCACCTCAACTTACTTCCTGGTTGCAACTGGCTGCTCAATTTGCCAACCTGGACTCCATCGTGGCTATGCGTCAAATAAGATACCCAGGTGAGTTGGCAAGCTATCGAATATTGATGGACAACAATACCGATGCGGGCAAGGATTCTCTTTGCACCTACTTCCACCAAATGAAGCTGGAAGATCCCGAAAATGCTAACTGGAGCTACCTGGCTTGTAGATGTGAGAAAGACAATCCGGATCAGAATCAAATGTTTATTGATGGGCACCTTCAGTTTCCCGAACACGATTGGTTTATGCTAGCTGCGAGCTATAGTTACACCAATCAAAATGAATGGGAAAAGGCTTATGCATTGATGAGTGACCTATGCGTAAAACACCCACACCTTGCCGATTATATCTCCAGCACGGCTGAACGGGTCTATCGGGTGATAAAGCTAAGAAATGCGGATGTGCTCACTCAACGACACGATTGTCAATCCAGTCATGTTGACAATATAAAGTCTCAGGAACAACGAATGACGGAATTGAGCCTTAGCGATGATCCTCCGGTCTTGTGGTACTTAATCAATGGGCAGATTGATGCTGGTATAAGCAGTTTGGACAAAGACCATGGTTCCTATTATGTTTTTTACCACCTACTGGGTGCATCCGATGGTGCAACGGTAAGGCAAAACAAAGACGTAATAAACCTGAGATTGGAAGATGGCTTGAACCTCAATACCGTGTGGTCTACTTGGGGGTTGCGTCTGAAGTATGACAAAGATTGCTCTGAAATAGAATCCTACATCAAGAAAGAATACGACGAACGATCTGAACGCATTATCAAAGGAGTGCGTTGGATAAAAGCAGGAAACTTCAGTGAGGCTGAAAAAGAAATCAAAGAGCTTGAACCCTACACCAGATTTGCCGCATACAGCGTTGCCCGTGTGCTCTATGGACAACAAATTCCAAAGGAATGGCAAGACTGTATCGAAGGAGGACTTTTTGTGGGTGAGAAACCATTTTTTGTTTCCAGAACTTCTTCTTGA
- a CDS encoding RNA polymerase sigma factor, with protein sequence MTPQEKYKQQFTEQYREVHAKFLRYCEVLTGEPESARDLLSDSVLVTLENYHKIKKKDAFLSYLIGVARNRFSKHLRHKNKWESIETGRVGDAQDSGADPSLQADVRFLHEALNQLPEKQREALILFELSGFSQKEIQAIQGDSLSAVKARIVRGREALKQLLIEKKSVA encoded by the coding sequence GTGACTCCTCAAGAAAAATACAAGCAGCAGTTTACCGAACAATATCGAGAAGTACATGCCAAGTTCTTAAGGTATTGTGAAGTATTGACCGGAGAACCCGAATCGGCAAGAGATCTTCTGTCAGATTCGGTACTGGTAACGCTGGAGAATTACCACAAAATCAAGAAAAAAGATGCCTTTTTATCCTACCTCATTGGAGTAGCTCGCAACCGCTTTTCAAAACATTTGAGGCATAAGAATAAATGGGAATCCATAGAAACCGGTAGAGTAGGAGATGCCCAGGATTCAGGAGCCGATCCATCCTTGCAAGCTGATGTGCGATTTCTCCATGAAGCCCTGAACCAATTGCCGGAAAAACAAAGAGAGGCCCTGATTTTATTTGAGCTATCTGGCTTTTCTCAAAAAGAAATTCAAGCTATTCAAGGCGACAGCCTCTCGGCTGTGAAGGCCCGAATTGTTCGTGGACGGGAAGCTTTGAAGCAATTATTAATCGAAAAAAAATCCGTAGCATGA